A region of Lathamus discolor isolate bLatDis1 chromosome 18, bLatDis1.hap1, whole genome shotgun sequence DNA encodes the following proteins:
- the MYCBP gene encoding C-Myc-binding protein — translation MAHYKAEDSKREQFRRYLEKAGVLDALTKVLVALYEEPEKPNSALDFLKHHLGALAPENPEIEALRLEVAEMKEKYEAVLEENKNLKAKLAQYEPPEEEMPGE, via the exons ATGGCGCATTACAAG GCCGAGGACTCCAAGCGGGAGCAGTTCCGCCGGTACCTGGAGAAGGCGGGGGTGCTGGACGCGCTCACCAAGG TGTTGGTAGCCTTATATGAAGAGCCAGAGAAACCAAATAGTGCACTGGA CTTTCTGAAGCATCATCTGGGAGCTTTAGCTCCTGAGAATCCAGAAATAGAGGCACTTCGCTTGGAAGTGGCagagatgaaagagaaatatgAAGCTGtgttggaagaaaataaaaacctgaaagCCAAG CTGGCTCAGTATGAACCACCTGAAGAAGAGATGCCTGGTGAATAG